One Cucumis sativus cultivar 9930 chromosome 1, Cucumber_9930_V3, whole genome shotgun sequence DNA segment encodes these proteins:
- the LOC101208453 gene encoding protein KINESIN LIGHT CHAIN-RELATED 3, translating to MPGIVMDEINEERAVNKHNGSSIHIEESYGNKSPRSGLSLQSPGSVHVDFPVDGLVDTSIEKLYENVCDMQSSDQSPSRRSFGSDGEESRIDSELNHLVGGEMREVEIIKEEEDIAEKHEHDFPVDSMNHSPSADKKEKAENSQPGSSKRPSGRKSPHLQLEHETSPKSSPRGKGLMDKPPISRKNEKNSKKNSPGAAQLKKQKDSPLRGSKMQNGSEDFEELMLDNPDLGPFLLKQARNLVSSGENLQKALLIALRAAKAFELSANGKPNLELVMCLHVTAAIYCSLGQYSEAIPLLEHSIEIPAIEEGHEHALAKFAGHMQLGDTYAMLGQLENSLVCYTTGLEVQKQVLGETDPRVGETYRYLAEAHVQALRFDEAEKFCQMALDIHKKNVGPASLEEAGDRRLMGLICETKGDHEAALEHLVLASMAMVANGQETDVAAVDCSIGDSYLSLSRYDEAVFAYQKALTVFKTTKGENHPAVGSVFVRLADLYNKTGKMRESVSYCENALRIYEKPVPGIPPEEIASGLTDIAAIYESMNEVEQAVKLLHKALKIYNDAPGQQNTIAGIEAQMGVLYYMLGNYSESYNSFNNAIPKLRNSGEKKSAFFGIALNQMGLVCVQKYAINEAVELFEEAKSILEQEYGPYHPDTLGVYSNLAGTYDAIGRLDDAIEILEYVVGMREEKLGTANPDVDDEKRRLSELLKEAGRVRSRKARSLETLLDANAHTVNSKGIQV from the exons ATGCCGGGAATTGTCATGGATGAAATCAATGAAGAAAGGGCTGTGAATAAACATAATGGTTCTTCGATTCATATTGAAGAGTCGTATGGAAACAAGTCGCCGAGGAGCGGGTTGAGTCTTCAGAGCCCTGGAAGTGTTCATGTTGATTTCCCTGTTGATGGCTTGGTTGACACCTCTATTGAGAAGCTTTATGAGAATGTTTGTGATATGCAAAGTTCGGATCAGTCACCTTCAAGGCGTAGCTTTGGTTCTGATGGTGAGGAATCAAGGATTGATTCTGAACTGAATCATCTTGTAGGAGGAGAGATGAGGGAGGTAGAGATAAtaaaggaggaagaagatatTGCTGAGAAGCATGAACATGATTTTCCTGTTGATTCCATGAATCATTCACCGTCTGCAGATAAGAAGGAGAAAGCTGAAAATAGCCAACCTGGTAGCTCAAAACGTCCGTCTGGAAGAAAATCTCCTCACCTGCAATTGGAACACGAGACATCTCCAAAATCAAGTCCCAGGGGCAAGGGCTTGATGGATAAACCCCCTATTAGcagaaagaatgaaaagaattcgaaaaaaaatagtcCGGGTGCTGCTCAATTAAAGAAACAGAAAGATTCACCTTTGAGGGGCTCGAAAATGCAGAATGGAAGTGAGGATTTCGAGGAATTAATGTTGGATAATCCAGATCTAGGGCCCTTTCTACTTAAGCAAGCAAGGAATTTAGTTTCGTCAGGGGAGAATCTGCAGAAAGCTCTTTTAATAGCACTTCGTGCTGCAAAAGCTTTTGAACTATCTGCAAATGGCAAACCCAACTTAGAACTTGTTATGTGTTTGCACGTCACAGCAGCAATATACTGCAGCTTAGGCCAGTACAGTGAGGCTATACCTCTATTGGAGCATTCAATTGAGATTCCTGCCATCGAGGAAGGCCACGAGCATGCACTGGCTAAATTTGCAGGCCACATGCAGTTGGGTGATACGTATGCAATGCTGGGTCAGCTGGAAAATTCTCTAGTCTGTTATACAACTGGGTTAGAGGTCCAGAAACAAGTCCTAGGAGAAACAGACCCAAGAGTTGGGGAGACCTATAGGTATTTAGCTGAAGCCCATGTTCAAGCCTTGCGATTTGACGAGGCCGagaaattttgtcaaatgGCTCTCGATATTCACAAAAAGAATGTTGGCCCTGCTTCTCTTGAGGAGGCTGGAGATAGGAGGCTTATGGGCCTCATATGTGAAACAAAAGGAGATCATGAAGCTGCGCTTGAGCATTTAGTTTTAGCCAGCATGGCCATGGTAGCAAATGGCCAAGAGACTGATGTGGCTGCAGTTGATTGCAGTATTGGAGATTCATACTTATCCTTGTCCCGTTACGACGAGGCTGTTTTTGCTTATCAGAAAGCCCTCACTGTTTTCAAAACCACCAAGGGAGAAAACCATCCAGCAGTTGGTTCAGTATTTGTTCGTCTTGCTGATTTGTACAACAAGACTGGAAAAATGAGGGAGTCAGTATCATACTGTGAAAACGCCCTTCGAATTTATGAAAAGCCTGTCCCTGGAATTCCTCCGGAGGAGATTGCTAGTGGTCTTACTGATATTGCAGCTATTTATGAATCAATGAACGAAGTTGAGCAAGCAGTCAAATTATTGCACAAGGCCTTGAAGATATATAATGATGCTCCGGGACAGCAAAACACCATTGCTGGAATAGAAGCCCAGATGGGTGTCTTGTATTATATGCTGGGGAACTATTCTGAATCTTACAACTCCTTCAATAATGCAATTCCAAAGCTTCGCAACAGCGGAGAGAAAAAATCTGCTTTCTTTGGTATAGCCCTTAATCAAATGGGGCTTGTGTGTGTTCAGAAATACGCTATAAACGAAGCTGTAGAGTTATTTGAAGAAGCCAAGAGCATACTAGAGCAAGAATATGGACCTTATCATCCTGATACTCTCGGGGTATATAGCAACCTTGCTGGAACATACGATGCAATTGGCAG GTTGGATGATGCAATTGAAATCTTGGAGTATGTTGTTGGCATGCGAGAGGAAAAACTTGGGACAGCCAATCCTGACGTTGACGATGAGAAGAGAAGATTGTCCGAGTTGTTGAAAGAAGCTGGTAGAGTTCGGAGCCGAAAGGCGAGATCACTCGAGACTCTTCTTGATGCCAATGCTCATACTGTAAACAGTAAAGGAATTCAGGTTTGA